A genomic segment from Desulfonatronum lacustre DSM 10312 encodes:
- a CDS encoding ABC transporter permease has translation MRLIRVVKRTEPLGWGSVLVFCAALALSLALACAALAVQGVAPLRALALLWEGGFGSVWSLEDSLRKAIPIYLCALGVSFTFRMQIWNIGAEGQFALGAIGAAWAVLTFPHLPAPVLLPLMMLCAGTAGALWALIPALTKVRLGVNEIISTLMLNYIGILFLNYLVYGPWKDPAGRNFPMTMEYPAAAQLGMLGGTRLHWGLVLCVVLSGLAWLFLNKTRLGYEIRASGESLAAARYAFMPYGFLVFLVMGICGMMAGWAGFVETSAVAHRLQPSILVGYGYTAIVVAWVARLKIWPMALAAFLLAGLRVGVEVLQLELRVPAAFGHILEGLVLLTVLAGQFFHHYRLRLNLPGEAVGKGGRSHAH, from the coding sequence ATGCGTCTGATTCGCGTCGTTAAAAGGACCGAACCCCTGGGATGGGGTTCGGTCCTTGTTTTTTGCGCGGCCCTGGCGTTGTCCCTGGCCCTGGCCTGCGCGGCCCTGGCCGTCCAGGGCGTGGCTCCCCTGCGTGCCCTGGCCCTGCTCTGGGAGGGCGGTTTCGGCAGCGTCTGGTCCCTGGAAGACTCCCTGCGCAAGGCCATTCCCATCTACCTGTGCGCGCTGGGGGTTTCTTTCACCTTCCGGATGCAGATATGGAACATCGGGGCCGAGGGCCAGTTCGCCCTGGGGGCCATCGGGGCGGCCTGGGCCGTGCTGACCTTTCCCCATCTGCCCGCCCCGGTGCTGCTGCCGTTGATGATGCTTTGCGCCGGAACGGCCGGAGCCTTGTGGGCCCTGATTCCGGCCCTGACCAAGGTCCGGCTGGGGGTCAACGAGATCATCTCCACCCTGATGCTCAATTACATCGGGATTTTGTTTTTGAACTATCTGGTCTACGGGCCCTGGAAAGATCCGGCGGGCCGAAACTTTCCCATGACCATGGAATACCCGGCCGCGGCCCAGCTCGGGATGCTCGGCGGGACGCGGCTGCACTGGGGCCTGGTGCTCTGCGTGGTGCTCAGCGGTCTGGCCTGGCTGTTCCTGAACAAGACCCGGCTGGGCTATGAGATCCGGGCCAGCGGCGAGAGCCTGGCCGCGGCCCGCTACGCCTTCATGCCCTACGGGTTTCTTGTCTTCCTGGTCATGGGCATCTGCGGGATGATGGCCGGCTGGGCCGGGTTCGTGGAGACCTCGGCCGTGGCCCACCGCCTGCAGCCCAGCATCCTGGTGGGATATGGGTACACGGCCATCGTGGTGGCCTGGGTGGCCCGGCTGAAGATCTGGCCCATGGCCCTGGCCGCGTTCCTGCTGGCCGGGCTGCGGGTGGGCGTGGAAGTCTTGCAGTTGGAGCTGAGGGTTCCGGCGGCCTTTGGTCACATTCTGGAAGGCTTGGTGCTGCTTACCGTGCTGGCCGGGCAGTTTTTTCACCACTACCGGTTGCGGCTGAACCTGCCCGGCGAGGCCGTCGGCAAGGGAGGGAGGAGTCATGCCCATTGA
- a CDS encoding type IV pilus modification PilV family protein, translating to MSSDAYSKSCLAFTLLEVLIAVIVLAVAVLAWMSTQQAAVLTRGQGRTMSIATELVQAKIEELSLRPAQVCPQGALECQGQEEQTIGGFNYVLEWNLTRMEVSDGSDVLDTRAFWEIFVRADWKYRGNKSFSAGRLVPERAS from the coding sequence ATGTCTTCTGATGCATATTCCAAGTCCTGTTTAGCGTTCACCCTTCTCGAAGTGCTCATTGCCGTGATTGTGCTGGCCGTGGCTGTTCTGGCATGGATGAGCACCCAGCAGGCTGCCGTGTTGACCAGAGGTCAGGGACGAACCATGTCCATAGCCACGGAGCTTGTGCAGGCAAAAATCGAAGAACTGTCTTTGCGGCCTGCCCAGGTTTGCCCACAGGGAGCTTTAGAATGTCAAGGCCAAGAGGAACAGACTATTGGCGGTTTCAATTACGTTTTGGAATGGAATTTGACGAGAATGGAAGTCAGTGACGGCAGTGACGTTTTGGATACCAGGGCGTTCTGGGAGATATTCGTCAGGGCGGACTGGAAGTACCGCGGCAACAAGTCATTCTCTGCCGGCAGGCTAGTCCCGGAGAGAGCGTCATGA
- a CDS encoding ABC transporter permease — MPIELLIPLLAAAVQSGTPILYATLGEMITERSGVLNLGVEGMMMVGALSAFWISLTTGSPWLGFLMGGLCASMLAAVHALVCLGFQGNQVVSGLALTIFGVGLANYLGTPLVGTQGIGFSKVSLPVLADIPVLGPILFSHDVLVYLSFGLPVLIWAFFRHTRLGLHLRSVGENPVAAATAGLNVVGLRWLGVTLGGFLVGLGGAYLSLAYIHLWTNGLTAGRGWIAVALVIFSFWRPGRAVFGAYLFGGVMAFQLRLQAMGTDIPSSILMMLPYALTILVLIASTMTGRGGEAPAALGVNMEPEE, encoded by the coding sequence ATGCCCATTGAACTGCTCATTCCGCTGCTGGCCGCTGCCGTGCAGTCCGGGACCCCGATTCTTTACGCCACCCTGGGCGAGATGATCACGGAGAGGTCCGGGGTGCTCAATCTGGGCGTGGAAGGGATGATGATGGTCGGGGCGTTGTCCGCGTTCTGGATCAGCCTGACCACGGGCAGCCCGTGGCTGGGATTCCTGATGGGCGGACTCTGCGCCTCGATGCTGGCCGCGGTGCATGCCCTGGTCTGCCTGGGCTTTCAGGGCAACCAGGTGGTTTCCGGGCTGGCTCTGACCATTTTCGGCGTCGGTCTGGCCAACTACCTGGGCACGCCGCTGGTGGGAACCCAGGGAATCGGCTTTTCCAAGGTTTCCCTGCCCGTGCTGGCGGACATTCCGGTGCTGGGGCCGATCCTGTTTTCCCATGACGTGCTGGTTTACCTGTCCTTCGGCCTGCCGGTGCTGATCTGGGCCTTTTTCCGGCATACCCGGCTGGGCCTGCACCTGCGTTCCGTGGGGGAGAACCCCGTGGCCGCGGCCACGGCCGGGCTGAACGTGGTCGGCCTGCGCTGGCTGGGGGTGACCCTGGGCGGCTTTCTGGTGGGCCTTGGCGGAGCGTACCTCTCCCTGGCCTATATCCATCTCTGGACCAACGGGCTGACCGCGGGCCGGGGCTGGATCGCCGTGGCCCTGGTCATCTTTTCCTTCTGGCGCCCGGGCCGGGCCGTGTTCGGGGCCTATCTCTTCGGCGGGGTGATGGCCTTTCAGCTCCGCTTGCAGGCCATGGGCACGGACATCCCCTCCTCGATTCTGATGATGCTCCCCTACGCCCTGACCATCCTGGTGCTCATCGCCTCGACCATGACCGGTCGCGGCGGCGAGGCGCCCGCGGCCTTGGGCGTGAACATGGAACCCGAAGAGTAG
- a CDS encoding PilZ domain-containing protein: MDDEQRNAPRVDVEPDFSVLRMTDGRRFMAIVYDISRVGVLVDLSQNEGRHDWAAVGERVEFLAVPECLRFALQGVVGRIVRREGSCWGVEFTEPLVLEQPEIDRLQEHLEVPVGPEWSKF, translated from the coding sequence ATGGACGATGAGCAACGCAATGCGCCCCGGGTTGACGTAGAGCCGGATTTCAGCGTTCTGCGCATGACCGATGGGCGACGGTTCATGGCCATTGTTTACGATATCAGCCGGGTCGGTGTACTGGTGGATCTTTCCCAGAATGAAGGGCGACATGATTGGGCAGCCGTTGGCGAACGGGTCGAATTTCTGGCCGTTCCGGAGTGCTTGCGGTTTGCGCTTCAAGGCGTCGTTGGGCGGATCGTTCGCCGGGAAGGTTCGTGTTGGGGCGTCGAATTCACTGAACCCCTGGTACTGGAGCAGCCGGAAATCGACCGCTTGCAAGAGCATCTTGAAGTCCCAGTCGGTCCCGAGTGGAGCAAGTTTTAG
- a CDS encoding pilus assembly PilX N-terminal domain-containing protein, which yields MSKQIYCLQSRRSRGEEGIALVMALLILLAMSIMIIGFSADVEMDVYISRNLQLRNQALNWAESGVDVVEEMVGYSVDTRGDEPVAFYLGDAQGDYFQGQISNGPLMYMSQDMNDPDEEPNVSFFEVINPGTLIEVGGVKVKFQGARPAEGGSIIIGAGYEGIGKGVAGAGGFSSYYQLIGRGYERLNSRQAVGTMYRHVQR from the coding sequence ATGAGTAAACAAATTTACTGTCTCCAGAGTCGGCGTAGCCGAGGTGAAGAAGGAATTGCCCTGGTCATGGCGCTTCTTATTCTTCTTGCTATGAGCATCATGATCATTGGTTTTTCTGCAGACGTGGAGATGGATGTATACATTTCTCGCAATCTCCAACTCCGAAACCAAGCCCTTAACTGGGCCGAGTCCGGGGTGGATGTTGTCGAGGAAATGGTCGGGTATTCTGTGGATACGAGAGGAGACGAACCTGTTGCTTTTTACTTGGGAGATGCTCAAGGGGACTATTTTCAGGGACAAATTTCCAACGGACCTTTGATGTACATGAGTCAAGACATGAACGATCCCGATGAAGAGCCCAATGTGAGTTTTTTCGAGGTGATCAATCCGGGAACACTTATCGAAGTAGGTGGTGTTAAGGTAAAATTCCAAGGTGCACGACCTGCAGAGGGTGGTTCTATCATTATTGGCGCTGGGTACGAAGGAATCGGTAAGGGCGTCGCCGGGGCCGGCGGCTTTTCAAGCTATTATCAGCTTATTGGACGTGGCTATGAGCGGCTTAACAGCCGCCAAGCAGTGGGAACCATGTACCGGCATGTACAGAGATAA
- the gpt gene encoding xanthine phosphoribosyltransferase has protein sequence MKDRYNKLHPISWDQLHRDSKLLAWRLLDLGPWQGIVAITRGGLVPAAVIARELEIRVIDTVCVSSYAWQDQGQCSVLKRFQPLAPDVAAKTLIIDDLVDTGRTAKIVREMLPEAHFATVYAKPAGRPMVDTFITEVSQDTWILFPWDSEARFVEPLADQRGK, from the coding sequence ATGAAAGACCGATACAACAAACTCCATCCCATTTCCTGGGACCAATTGCATCGAGATTCCAAACTCCTGGCCTGGCGACTGCTGGACCTGGGTCCGTGGCAGGGCATCGTGGCCATCACCCGGGGTGGACTGGTGCCCGCGGCGGTCATTGCCAGGGAACTGGAGATCCGGGTCATCGATACGGTCTGCGTGTCCAGCTACGCATGGCAGGACCAGGGCCAGTGCTCCGTGCTGAAGCGCTTCCAGCCGCTGGCTCCGGACGTTGCGGCCAAGACCCTGATCATCGACGATCTGGTGGACACCGGGCGCACGGCCAAGATCGTTCGGGAGATGCTGCCCGAGGCCCATTTCGCCACGGTCTACGCCAAGCCGGCCGGGCGGCCCATGGTGGACACCTTCATCACCGAGGTCAGTCAGGATACCTGGATTCTTTTTCCCTGGGACTCCGAAGCCCGGTTCGTGGAGCCATTGGCGGATCAGCGGGGGAAATGA
- a CDS encoding pilus assembly protein produces the protein MRYKVGYPSGAIVCLAVLFMVSSFLSVAITTIVRADVCGQYSFGGPPFLPEAVPPLVMLVMGRDHKLYYAAYNDASDLNDDGILDIGYNPSIDYYGYFDSYKCYTYNSSNSRFEPNSVTADKKCSNAWSGDFLNYLTMSRMDTIRKVLYGGYRSTDSVTDTVLQRVYVPQDAHSWGKEYTSQSVDGYSIVDYTPLSAPMSGRRHFFASTTLTANGTPFLRVLENAGHAGKEYRIWNWTAIERPVAGNRLEDGESGPTISSLRSSHGGYDLTDYAVRVKVCDASMPEDNCKLYPGTNSDGSGAVYKPIGLLQKYGEGNSMYFGLMTGSYEKNMSGGVVRKNIGSISDEIDLETGQFTAINGIIQTINKMRIINFRYSDHSYEPGWSGAWVTSRTMNEGEFPDWGNPLAEMMYETSRYFADESPTQDYLYSGGKDATLGLPLATWQDPFMQSGKNLYCAKPIMLVVSDINPSFDSDKLPGSAFAAAGWGSEQALGAGNFHAQNLADAIGTKESIAGAPWFIGENDEGTDFMCTSKAVDNLGGVRGLCPEDPTKQGSYYAASVANYARNTDLRPDLTDEQKVSTFAVALSSPIPDIDVRVGNSSVRVVPMGKSISGNLNVNQNCAQKCTLSLDADGLHVSNCASNAFCPTNQIVNFFVDSITYDQNDEITYAKFRINFEDVEQGADHDMDAIILYEVESIGDNQIKVTVTSEYAAGGIDQVLGFIISGTTEDGAYLVVKDKDVTVGGDTPTQVSDLGLVWSRVFTVAGNPSGILRNPLWYAAKWGGYEANADGTVNWDQAGDGVPDHYFYVANPLRLEQQLARAFQLMLTRIASGAAASVISSSRRGEGIITQAVFWPSRFDTSDKEVTWTGDVRALLVDTQGRLRDKLGKEVVYLYDADAKRTKACVDGDASNGGCDGGTIKELDDLSYLWAVSDWVNDLTDELVNRGSYASDSAYRYIFTWNDANNNGKIDANEVIPFIHTNHADIPYLDEDTIKWLRGQDQVGMRSRQFNNKTWRLGDVIHSSPVLVGAPAENYDLLWNDPTYGAFYRKYRDRRLMAYFGGNDGMLHAVNAGFYQTGSGFLANSGPALGAEMWAYVPYNLLPHLSCLAQPNYSHQYYVDLRPRVFDVKIFPPSDKHPGGWGTILVGGMRFGGGYFEDTVLGREFSSSYFVLDITEPNEPPVLLGETTTKRGNQSCAGNKPCVNFGYTISVPTVVPVKDSSGVVKWFLVLSTGPDSDKISVESTQKAKVAVVPMEDYLGNQSHANWSNLRIPDFAPSATQSGRKEVPNNNSFISTGMVSVDYDFDFFVDILYFGTTEKQGQTIGGGLQRLKVEGDADPSKWEYKSMFDAGRPVTGEPNIGWKDDNVWVYFGTGKFWTAADKFDVSTESIYCIQEPKQTQSNAYNFSQVSKSSLLNVSNVQVSAESYGEILCSDGSTNCLPSGVTTFYGLQNEILSKSNVSGAYRELSPAGERVIGQPSLLGGLLNFSAYHPDPDNNICASDGRSKLYSLHYLTCTPWIKNVFGESNSSVVGEGDGEKNVVDFTKDLGPGMTITPTLHLGDQQGATVFIQTSTGEIISIDQPNLPIDSTRSGRSSWHMIDVE, from the coding sequence ATGAGATATAAAGTGGGGTATCCCAGCGGTGCTATTGTTTGTCTCGCTGTCTTGTTTATGGTTTCATCCTTTCTGTCGGTTGCGATCACAACTATCGTACGCGCCGACGTATGTGGTCAATATTCTTTTGGCGGACCGCCTTTTCTCCCAGAAGCTGTCCCACCATTGGTCATGCTGGTCATGGGCAGGGATCATAAATTGTATTACGCGGCCTATAATGATGCATCTGACTTGAATGACGATGGAATTCTGGACATAGGTTATAACCCATCCATTGACTATTACGGCTATTTTGATTCTTATAAGTGCTATACTTACAATTCCAGTAACAGTCGATTTGAACCGAATTCAGTCACTGCGGATAAAAAATGTTCAAATGCATGGAGCGGTGACTTTTTAAATTATCTGACAATGTCCCGCATGGATACGATACGCAAGGTGCTTTATGGCGGATATCGTTCCACGGACTCCGTTACTGACACGGTTTTGCAAAGGGTATACGTTCCACAGGATGCCCATTCATGGGGTAAGGAGTATACCAGTCAATCTGTGGATGGATATAGCATCGTCGATTATACGCCATTGTCAGCGCCTATGTCTGGACGTCGCCATTTTTTCGCCTCGACGACACTCACAGCTAATGGAACGCCGTTTCTTCGGGTTTTAGAGAATGCAGGTCATGCAGGAAAAGAATATCGTATATGGAACTGGACAGCAATTGAACGGCCAGTTGCAGGCAATCGCTTAGAAGATGGTGAGTCAGGCCCAACCATAAGCAGCTTGCGAAGCTCGCATGGCGGATATGACCTGACCGATTATGCCGTACGCGTCAAAGTGTGCGATGCGTCTATGCCTGAGGATAATTGTAAGCTATATCCTGGAACGAACTCAGATGGATCAGGCGCGGTTTACAAACCCATCGGTCTTTTGCAGAAGTACGGCGAAGGGAACAGCATGTATTTTGGTCTAATGACCGGATCTTACGAGAAAAACATGTCTGGGGGTGTCGTTCGAAAAAACATCGGCAGCATCAGCGATGAAATTGATCTTGAGACTGGCCAGTTCACGGCAATCAACGGAATCATTCAAACTATCAACAAGATGAGGATTATCAACTTCAGGTATTCGGATCACAGTTATGAACCTGGATGGTCCGGCGCATGGGTCACAAGTCGCACCATGAATGAAGGAGAGTTCCCGGATTGGGGGAACCCTCTGGCGGAGATGATGTATGAGACTTCGAGGTACTTTGCCGACGAATCGCCAACACAAGATTATCTTTACAGCGGAGGCAAGGATGCGACGCTTGGCTTGCCTTTGGCGACATGGCAGGACCCGTTTATGCAAAGCGGCAAGAATCTTTACTGTGCCAAGCCGATCATGCTGGTCGTCAGCGACATCAATCCCTCATTTGACTCCGACAAACTGCCGGGTTCTGCTTTTGCTGCGGCGGGATGGGGCTCTGAGCAGGCGCTGGGGGCAGGAAACTTCCATGCCCAAAATCTTGCGGACGCCATCGGCACGAAGGAGTCCATAGCCGGAGCCCCATGGTTTATCGGCGAAAATGATGAGGGCACGGATTTTATGTGCACCTCGAAAGCGGTCGATAACCTCGGCGGCGTCCGTGGGTTATGCCCTGAAGACCCGACGAAACAGGGAAGCTATTATGCCGCTTCCGTGGCCAACTATGCAAGAAATACGGACTTGCGACCGGATTTAACGGATGAGCAAAAGGTTAGCACCTTTGCTGTCGCGCTTTCTTCGCCGATACCCGACATTGACGTCAGAGTTGGTAACTCAAGCGTACGTGTCGTTCCCATGGGAAAATCCATCAGTGGTAATTTGAACGTCAACCAGAATTGCGCTCAAAAATGTACGTTGTCACTGGATGCAGATGGATTGCATGTTTCAAATTGCGCATCTAATGCGTTTTGCCCAACCAATCAGATAGTTAATTTCTTCGTGGATAGCATCACATACGATCAAAACGACGAGATTACGTACGCAAAATTTCGAATTAATTTTGAGGACGTAGAGCAGGGCGCTGATCATGACATGGATGCAATCATATTATATGAGGTTGAATCCATAGGCGATAACCAAATCAAGGTGACCGTCACCTCTGAATATGCCGCAGGCGGCATTGATCAGGTCCTTGGCTTTATCATTTCAGGAACAACAGAAGATGGAGCATACCTTGTAGTAAAAGACAAGGACGTTACCGTAGGGGGAGATACGCCAACACAGGTCAGTGATTTGGGGCTTGTTTGGTCGAGAGTCTTCACTGTTGCCGGGAATCCTTCCGGTATTTTGAGAAATCCTCTTTGGTATGCGGCCAAATGGGGCGGCTATGAAGCAAACGCCGATGGGACAGTGAACTGGGATCAGGCCGGTGATGGTGTCCCGGACCACTACTTCTACGTGGCCAACCCTCTGCGCTTGGAGCAGCAACTGGCCAGGGCATTTCAACTAATGCTCACTCGCATTGCCTCGGGTGCCGCCGCATCGGTCATTTCATCCTCCCGCAGGGGAGAGGGGATTATTACGCAGGCCGTGTTCTGGCCTTCCAGATTCGATACTTCGGACAAGGAGGTCACCTGGACAGGCGACGTGCGCGCCCTTCTAGTCGATACTCAGGGCCGCTTAAGGGACAAGCTCGGGAAGGAGGTCGTCTACCTTTACGATGCCGACGCTAAGAGGACCAAGGCTTGCGTGGATGGAGATGCTAGCAACGGTGGGTGCGATGGCGGAACGATCAAAGAGTTGGACGACCTTTCCTATCTTTGGGCTGTATCAGATTGGGTGAACGATCTCACGGATGAACTTGTCAACAGAGGAAGCTATGCTTCTGATTCAGCGTATCGTTATATATTCACCTGGAATGATGCGAACAACAATGGCAAGATCGACGCCAATGAAGTCATCCCTTTTATTCATACAAACCATGCGGACATACCATATCTTGACGAAGACACCATCAAATGGCTACGCGGTCAGGATCAGGTCGGTATGCGTAGCCGACAGTTCAACAACAAAACTTGGCGACTTGGTGACGTCATCCATTCATCGCCGGTATTGGTGGGCGCTCCGGCGGAAAACTACGACCTGTTGTGGAACGATCCGACATACGGCGCATTCTACCGTAAATATCGTGACAGAAGATTGATGGCCTATTTTGGAGGCAACGACGGCATGCTTCACGCTGTAAATGCCGGATTTTATCAGACAGGTAGCGGTTTTTTAGCCAATAGTGGACCAGCGCTGGGTGCTGAGATGTGGGCCTATGTGCCGTACAATTTATTACCCCACTTGAGCTGTTTGGCTCAGCCAAACTACAGTCATCAGTATTATGTTGACTTGCGTCCCAGAGTTTTCGATGTAAAAATTTTTCCACCTTCTGATAAACACCCCGGCGGGTGGGGTACCATCCTTGTCGGTGGTATGCGTTTCGGGGGCGGGTACTTTGAAGATACAGTTCTGGGCCGCGAATTCAGTTCATCATATTTCGTGTTGGATATCACAGAGCCGAACGAGCCCCCGGTACTCTTGGGGGAAACAACGACCAAGAGGGGGAATCAATCATGCGCTGGGAATAAGCCATGTGTGAACTTTGGATATACAATATCCGTCCCTACGGTTGTCCCGGTGAAAGATAGCTCCGGCGTCGTCAAATGGTTTTTGGTTCTCAGTACCGGCCCGGACAGCGACAAAATTAGCGTTGAAAGTACACAGAAGGCTAAGGTGGCGGTTGTTCCCATGGAGGACTACCTGGGTAATCAGAGCCATGCCAATTGGAGCAATCTGCGCATCCCGGACTTTGCCCCTTCAGCGACCCAGAGCGGCAGAAAGGAGGTTCCGAACAACAACTCGTTCATATCCACCGGAATGGTCAGCGTGGACTATGACTTCGACTTTTTCGTCGATATTCTCTATTTCGGGACCACGGAAAAGCAGGGACAGACTATCGGTGGAGGCTTGCAGCGATTGAAGGTTGAAGGCGACGCGGACCCCAGCAAGTGGGAGTACAAGTCCATGTTTGATGCCGGAAGGCCTGTCACCGGGGAGCCCAACATTGGCTGGAAAGATGATAATGTCTGGGTCTATTTCGGCACTGGAAAGTTCTGGACTGCGGCCGACAAGTTTGATGTATCCACTGAATCCATCTACTGTATCCAGGAACCGAAGCAGACCCAAAGCAATGCGTACAACTTTTCACAAGTTTCAAAATCTTCATTGTTGAATGTTAGCAATGTTCAGGTCAGTGCGGAATCTTACGGTGAGATTTTATGTTCAGACGGCTCTACGAATTGCCTTCCATCTGGTGTAACAACATTTTATGGGCTGCAAAATGAAATTTTATCAAAGTCAAACGTGAGTGGCGCATATAGAGAACTTTCTCCTGCCGGTGAGCGTGTCATTGGTCAGCCTTCTTTGCTAGGTGGATTACTCAATTTTTCCGCATACCACCCTGATCCTGATAACAATATATGTGCATCTGATGGACGCAGTAAGTTGTATAGTTTACATTACTTGACATGTACTCCATGGATTAAAAATGTTTTTGGTGAATCAAATTCGTCTGTTGTTGGAGAAGGTGATGGTGAAAAAAATGTCGTCGATTTCACAAAAGACCTTGGACCTGGTATGACAATTACACCAACTTTGCATCTTGGTGATCAGCAAGGGGCAACAGTTTTTATCCAGACAAGTACTGGTGAAATAATTTCAATTGATCAGCCTAATCTTCCTATTGATTCAACACGTAGTGGGCGATCAAGTTGGCATATGATAGATGTTGAATAG
- a CDS encoding BMP family ABC transporter substrate-binding protein, whose product MKRGVFGMVTAALVALALLVGPGAVAAKEIKAGFIYVSPVGDAGWSKAHDDGRMAIEALDGVETTFVESVSEGPDSERVLTQMARRGHNLIFATSFGFMDSVIKVAAQHPDVVFMHCSGYKQAENVGTYFGRMYQPRYLAGMVAGSMTKSNILGYVAAFPIPEVIRGINAFTLGAQAVNPDVQVRVVWSSTWYDPALEKEAANSLLDVGADVIAMHQDSPGPQVAAEERGVYSVGYNTDMSVFAPKAHLTAPVWNWAEVYKAVVQQVQDGTWTSESIWWGLDHGLVDLAPFGPMVPQDVQDKVLAKKEEIRSGATDVFVGPVLDQQGEVRIAEGVQATDEEMLSMDWFVRGVVGSTQ is encoded by the coding sequence ATGAAGCGAGGCGTGTTTGGGATGGTGACGGCGGCTTTGGTGGCCCTGGCCCTGCTGGTGGGGCCTGGTGCCGTGGCGGCCAAGGAGATCAAGGCCGGGTTCATCTATGTTTCGCCGGTGGGTGACGCGGGCTGGTCCAAGGCTCATGACGACGGCCGGATGGCCATTGAGGCCCTGGACGGGGTGGAGACCACCTTTGTGGAGTCCGTGTCCGAAGGTCCGGATTCCGAGCGGGTGCTGACGCAAATGGCCCGACGGGGGCACAACCTGATTTTCGCCACCAGCTTCGGGTTCATGGATTCCGTGATCAAGGTCGCGGCCCAGCATCCGGACGTGGTGTTCATGCACTGTTCCGGATACAAGCAGGCCGAGAATGTGGGCACCTACTTCGGGCGGATGTATCAGCCGCGCTATCTCGCCGGCATGGTGGCCGGGTCCATGACCAAGTCCAACATTCTGGGATACGTGGCCGCGTTCCCCATTCCCGAGGTCATCCGCGGGATCAACGCTTTCACCCTGGGCGCCCAGGCCGTGAATCCGGACGTCCAGGTTCGCGTGGTCTGGAGTTCCACCTGGTATGATCCGGCTCTGGAGAAGGAAGCGGCCAACAGCCTGCTGGACGTGGGCGCGGACGTGATCGCCATGCATCAGGATTCTCCCGGTCCTCAGGTTGCGGCAGAAGAACGGGGTGTTTACTCCGTGGGCTACAACACGGATATGAGCGTCTTCGCGCCCAAGGCCCATCTGACCGCCCCGGTCTGGAACTGGGCCGAAGTCTACAAGGCCGTTGTCCAACAGGTCCAGGACGGAACCTGGACCAGCGAGTCTATTTGGTGGGGATTGGATCACGGCCTGGTGGACCTGGCGCCCTTCGGTCCCATGGTGCCCCAGGACGTTCAGGACAAGGTCCTGGCCAAGAAGGAAGAAATCCGCTCCGGCGCCACGGATGTCTTTGTCGGTCCGGTACTGGATCAGCAGGGCGAGGTCCGGATCGCCGAAGGCGTTCAGGCCACGGACGAGGAAATGCTGTCCATGGATTGGTTTGTGCGCGGAGTCGTGGGTTCCACCCAGTAG